A genomic stretch from Heterodontus francisci isolate sHetFra1 chromosome 23, sHetFra1.hap1, whole genome shotgun sequence includes:
- the LOC137382918 gene encoding hydroxycarboxylic acid receptor 3-like yields MDNGTQLCSLVEDINSSYNPPIIIITFILGFIGNAIALWVFCFHAKPWKSNTVYLLNLAIADTLLICCLPFRADYFVREKNWIFGDVPCRLKVFMISLNRVGSIMFLTFMAIDRYFKVVHPHHQVNKISTNSSMKIASILWILAMALSVHLLIEPHTFKHKNVTFCEPFDVSWRLHPMAIWTNIVFMLFKFAFPASIILFSTSSIIWKLKQMETESRGKYKRAGKLVIAVAAVFVFCFLPTNIAAVFVLITKTRGIKDCKSTETAVHLFYNTLFITYLNSVFDRVIYYFSSSTFKNALMKALVPLNLNCFSSAAGQGMQASEPGGEEHSVSS; encoded by the coding sequence ATGGACAACGGGACCCAGCTGTGTTCTCTTGTTGAAGACATTAATTCATCCTACAATCCACCCATAATTATTATAACGTTTATTCTCGGATTCATTGGAAATGCGATTGCTTTATGGGTCTTTTGTTTTCATGCAAAACCCTGGAAATCAAACACGGTTTATTTATTGAATCTGGCGATTGCAGACACTTTGTTAATCTGCTGTTTGCCATTTCGAGCAGATTACTTTGTACGGGAGAAGAACTGGATTTTTGGTGATGTTCCCTGTCGTCTGAAGGTATTCATGATTTCCTTAAACCGGGTGGGGAGCATCATGTTCCTTACATTTATGGCAATTGATCGTTATTTTAAAGTGGTTCATCCTCACCATCAAGTAAACAAGATATCTACAAATAGTTCAATGAAGATAGCAAGCATCTTGTGGATTCTAGCAATGGCATTGTCTGTGCACCTTTTAATAGAACCTCACACGTTCAAGCACAAAAATGTGACATTCTGTGAGCCTTTTGATGTATCCTGGCGCCTCCATCCTATGGCAATTTGGACCAATATTGTTTTTATGCTTTTCAAGTTTGCATTCCCAGCTTCGATTATCCTGTTCTCCACCTCCAGCATCATCTGGAAGTTAAAGCAGATGGAAACGGAATCGAGGGGGAAATATAAACGAGCAGGAAAGCTTGTGATAGCTGTGGCAGCAGtttttgtattttgtttcttgcccACAAACATTGCTGCAGTCTTTGTTTTAATTACAAAGACAAGAGGCATTAAAGACTGCAAGTCAACTGAAACAGCTGTTCATTTATTTTACAATACACTATTTATAACATATTTGAACAGTGTGTTCGATCGAGTTATTTACTACTTTTCAAGTTCGACATTTAAAAATGCTTTGATGAAAGCTCTTGTTCCCCTCAATTTAAACTGTTTCAGCTCAGCAGCAGGTCAAGGAATGCAAGCAAGCGAACCCGGAGGAGAAGAGCATTCAGTCAGCAGCTAA